The following are encoded together in the Kribbella voronezhensis genome:
- a CDS encoding phosphotransferase: MTEPPNVDYTATSARPPWSALPGELQRSVYAAVSVALGTEIASVGPSVSSGFTGGFAAPAHLANGRTVFIKSAPATMHAYTAYRREAEIVPQLPPAIRVPCILTTTTARSSDGEAEWFAVVSEGITARMPGMPWSKADFELVTANCEIAAEALSPSPIPELKPFVSDFGADGPSRVPAEIGAGARPLPPGFQPWLPERLEEIQHLVDLTPEALAGTAAVHGDLRPDNLLIDNAGQCWTVDWNWLTVGAPWIDWVGLLPRAQHQGINTLTAIRTNRLTTNVADDHLDSLIAALVAYVLEFVEAPPPPGCTPEIQRHRRLLGWCCLDWLAMRRGW; this comes from the coding sequence ATGACCGAACCTCCGAACGTCGACTACACAGCCACTTCCGCGAGACCGCCGTGGAGCGCTCTCCCGGGTGAACTGCAGCGTTCTGTGTACGCCGCGGTGTCCGTTGCCCTGGGCACCGAGATCGCCTCGGTCGGCCCGTCGGTCAGCTCCGGCTTCACCGGCGGTTTCGCAGCTCCGGCCCACCTCGCCAATGGCCGGACCGTCTTCATCAAGTCGGCGCCCGCAACCATGCACGCCTACACCGCCTACCGGCGCGAGGCGGAGATCGTCCCTCAACTCCCGCCCGCCATCCGAGTTCCGTGCATCCTCACCACGACAACGGCCAGGAGCAGCGATGGTGAGGCGGAATGGTTCGCGGTGGTCAGCGAAGGGATCACGGCGCGGATGCCCGGCATGCCGTGGTCGAAGGCCGATTTCGAGCTGGTCACAGCGAACTGCGAGATCGCGGCGGAAGCGCTCTCGCCGAGTCCGATCCCGGAGCTCAAGCCGTTCGTCAGCGACTTCGGCGCGGACGGACCCAGCCGCGTGCCGGCCGAGATCGGTGCCGGCGCACGACCACTTCCACCCGGCTTCCAGCCCTGGCTTCCCGAACGGCTCGAGGAAATCCAGCACCTGGTCGACCTGACGCCCGAGGCGCTCGCGGGAACAGCCGCAGTACATGGCGATCTACGCCCCGACAACCTGTTGATAGACAACGCCGGTCAATGCTGGACGGTTGATTGGAACTGGCTCACCGTCGGCGCACCCTGGATCGATTGGGTCGGCCTGCTCCCCCGCGCCCAGCACCAGGGAATCAACACGCTGACGGCGATCAGAACGAATCGGCTGACGACAAACGTGGCGGACGATCACCTCGACTCTTTGATAGCCGCACTCGTCGCATACGTGCTCGAGTTCGTCGAAGCTCCGCCTCCGCCCGGCTGTACGCCGGAAATTCAGCGGCACCGGCGGCTGCTCGGCTGGTGTTGTCTCGACTGGCTGGCCATGCGACGTGGTTGGTGA
- a CDS encoding trimeric intracellular cation channel family protein yields MDGSKVLVVLDLVGIFVFGITGALVGVRKQLDVFGIQVLALVTGLGGGFLRDVLIGATPPAALADWRYLVVPVVAGLLTFFLHPGIGRLERLVNVFDAAGLALFCVTGARKALDSGLSPLSAALLGMISGIGGGVIRDVLSGRVPVVLRSEIYAIPAFLGAGIVVLADVAGFQATWPTFAGAVVCFLIRLIAIRRGWNAPLPRPS; encoded by the coding sequence GTGGATGGGTCGAAGGTGCTGGTCGTGCTGGATCTGGTCGGGATCTTCGTGTTCGGGATCACGGGGGCGCTGGTCGGCGTGCGGAAGCAGTTGGATGTGTTCGGGATCCAGGTGCTCGCGTTGGTGACCGGGCTCGGTGGCGGGTTTCTGCGCGACGTACTGATCGGGGCGACGCCACCCGCGGCGCTGGCCGACTGGCGGTATCTGGTCGTGCCGGTGGTGGCGGGGTTGCTCACGTTCTTCCTGCATCCCGGGATCGGCCGGCTCGAGCGGTTGGTGAACGTGTTCGACGCGGCCGGTCTCGCGCTGTTCTGCGTGACGGGTGCTCGCAAGGCGCTCGACTCGGGGTTGTCGCCGCTGTCGGCCGCCTTGCTCGGCATGATCTCGGGGATCGGCGGCGGGGTGATCCGCGACGTACTGTCCGGCCGGGTGCCCGTCGTGCTGCGAAGCGAGATCTATGCGATTCCGGCCTTCCTCGGCGCGGGGATCGTGGTGCTGGCCGACGTCGCTGGCTTCCAGGCGACCTGGCCCACCTTCGCGGGAGCGGTCGTCTGCTTCCTGATCCGCCTGATCGCTATCCGCCGAGGCTGGAACGCCCCGCTTCCCCGGCCGTCGTAG
- a CDS encoding MFS transporter: protein MLKPYVHLMRRPGARAFFLAGILGRMPISMVGLGIVILISRESGSYGLAGAVSGVAVIAGALTGPIQGRLVDRFGQRSLTLIGSLLCTVALLGLLIAVRLDAPSWALYALGFVAGGTRPQVGSFARARWNHLLGRGRALQTAFALEAVGDEVVFIVGPVLVTVLATQVSPYAALGAAGALGLVGGVWFASLRGSDPPGRGKSDGTEKAPLPWLSLMLLSLIGLGLGATLGSTEVVTVAFTAAEGQPAMSGVVLAVWAFGSLLAGLWYGSVHWRAAVERRLLFGTVLLAIALSPLPWVGTVWLLGVLLFCAGLTIAPTMVALTACVEEWVPPERLTEAITWTVTGMLLGVAPGNAVAGHAVDVVGASDAYWVPVVVGITSALVAAIAVTFARPRTRFAHN, encoded by the coding sequence ATGCTGAAGCCCTACGTTCACCTGATGCGCCGCCCCGGCGCCCGTGCCTTCTTCCTCGCCGGGATCCTCGGGCGTATGCCGATCTCGATGGTCGGCCTCGGCATCGTCATCCTGATCTCGCGAGAGAGCGGTTCCTACGGTCTGGCCGGCGCCGTCTCCGGCGTCGCCGTGATCGCGGGAGCGCTCACCGGGCCGATCCAGGGCCGGCTCGTCGACCGTTTCGGTCAGCGGTCCTTGACCCTGATCGGCAGCCTCCTCTGTACGGTCGCCCTGCTCGGCCTGCTGATCGCGGTCCGGCTGGACGCCCCGTCCTGGGCGCTGTACGCGCTCGGGTTCGTTGCCGGGGGCACCCGTCCCCAGGTTGGCTCGTTCGCGCGGGCCCGCTGGAACCACCTGCTCGGCCGGGGTCGCGCTCTCCAGACGGCGTTCGCGCTCGAGGCGGTCGGCGACGAGGTCGTGTTCATCGTCGGCCCTGTCCTGGTCACCGTGCTCGCCACCCAGGTCAGCCCGTACGCCGCTCTCGGCGCGGCCGGTGCGCTCGGGCTGGTCGGTGGTGTCTGGTTCGCGTCGCTGCGCGGCTCGGATCCGCCCGGGCGCGGAAAGTCGGACGGAACGGAGAAAGCGCCACTCCCCTGGCTCTCGTTGATGCTGCTCAGCCTGATCGGCCTGGGTCTCGGTGCCACGCTCGGCAGCACTGAGGTCGTCACAGTGGCATTCACCGCGGCCGAGGGTCAGCCAGCCATGTCAGGCGTCGTACTGGCTGTGTGGGCCTTTGGAAGCCTGCTGGCGGGGCTCTGGTACGGCTCGGTGCATTGGCGGGCGGCAGTCGAGCGACGGCTGCTGTTCGGCACGGTCCTGCTCGCGATCGCGCTCTCTCCGTTGCCGTGGGTCGGAACCGTGTGGCTGCTCGGCGTGCTGCTGTTCTGCGCGGGTCTGACGATCGCGCCGACGATGGTCGCGCTGACCGCGTGCGTGGAGGAATGGGTCCCGCCCGAACGCCTGACCGAGGCGATCACCTGGACAGTGACCGGCATGCTGCTCGGAGTAGCCCCTGGTAACGCCGTCGCCGGCCATGCCGTCGACGTGGTCGGCGCGTCGGACGCGTACTGGGTCCCCGTCGTCGTCGGCATCACCAGCGCTCTGGTCGCGGCGATCGCCGTCACCTTCGCCCGGCCCCGCACCCGCTTCGCCCACAACTGA
- a CDS encoding aldo/keto reductase, which produces MTKTTTTERRLGRDGRTTSALGVGCWAIGGQWESSGRPAGWGEVDDEVSVRMIHTAVDAGIRLLDTADVYGTGHSELVVGRALKQLPASVRAEVTVATKFGNLFDEATRKASGQDVTPAAIRRACEGSLRRLGVEALDLYQLHGGADTPAEVEDVVATLEKLVAEGKVKDFGTSVDAPAVIAAFGKSTAVSVQSQLNVFGHNPEVLGTAHEHGLAVLARTPLAMGLLTGKYNLSNRPSENDVRRDTPWWTYFDDDAMADWLGRLEAVREILTTDGRTLTQGALAYLWALDPAIIPLPGARTPEQVAEHAAAIGFGPLADADRQQIDELLADSPERH; this is translated from the coding sequence ATGACGAAGACAACGACGACGGAACGGCGGCTCGGACGCGACGGACGGACTACCAGCGCCTTGGGCGTCGGCTGCTGGGCGATCGGGGGACAGTGGGAGTCCTCCGGCCGGCCGGCGGGCTGGGGCGAGGTCGACGACGAGGTCAGCGTCCGGATGATCCACACGGCGGTCGATGCCGGGATCCGGCTGCTCGACACGGCGGACGTGTACGGCACCGGTCACAGCGAGCTGGTGGTCGGCAGGGCGCTGAAACAGCTGCCCGCGAGCGTGCGGGCCGAGGTGACCGTGGCGACGAAGTTCGGCAACCTGTTCGACGAGGCGACGCGGAAGGCCTCGGGACAGGACGTGACGCCTGCGGCCATCCGGCGGGCGTGCGAGGGAAGCCTTCGCAGGCTCGGTGTCGAGGCGCTCGACCTCTATCAGCTGCACGGCGGCGCGGACACCCCGGCCGAGGTCGAGGACGTGGTGGCGACCCTCGAGAAACTCGTTGCCGAAGGCAAGGTCAAGGACTTCGGCACGAGCGTCGACGCCCCGGCGGTGATCGCGGCTTTCGGCAAGTCGACGGCAGTCAGCGTGCAGTCGCAGCTGAACGTCTTCGGCCACAACCCCGAGGTCCTCGGCACCGCTCACGAGCACGGCCTCGCAGTACTGGCCCGTACGCCGCTCGCGATGGGTCTGCTGACCGGTAAGTACAACCTGTCGAACCGCCCGTCCGAGAACGACGTACGCCGGGACACCCCGTGGTGGACCTACTTCGACGACGACGCCATGGCCGACTGGCTCGGCCGGCTGGAAGCGGTCCGGGAAATCCTGACCACGGACGGCCGGACCCTCACCCAGGGCGCCCTCGCCTACCTCTGGGCCCTCGATCCGGCCATCATCCCGCTTCCCGGCGCCCGTACTCCGGAGCAGGTCGCCGAGCACGCCGCGGCCATCGGCTTCGGCCCGCTGGCCGACGCCGACCGACAGCAGATCGACGAGCTACTGGCCGATTCGCCCGAACGTCACTGA
- the fdhD gene encoding formate dehydrogenase accessory sulfurtransferase FdhD gives MSKGPTARFKVEVLDGERTSRREDVVVTEEPLELRLEWPGRPAEALVVTMRTPGADFELAAGFCLGEGFAVRPDAISTVAYCTDVRLTRDQQFNTVTVSFDGPPDRDPPQRYGVTSAACGVCGQQSLDELAERNYDPVDPVEVELDVVRRLPDLLREAQPTFGRTGGLHAAGLFTAAGERVVVREDVGRHNAVDKVVGWTVLNQHSRKGLVLAVSGRAGYEIVQKAVAAGIGMIVAVGAPSSLAVDLARRFGVTVVGWARGERCVVYSAPERVLR, from the coding sequence ATGAGTAAAGGGCCTACTGCCAGGTTCAAGGTCGAGGTGCTGGACGGTGAGCGGACCTCGCGGCGCGAGGACGTGGTGGTGACCGAGGAGCCGCTCGAGCTTCGGCTGGAGTGGCCGGGGCGGCCGGCCGAAGCGTTGGTCGTCACGATGCGCACGCCCGGCGCCGACTTCGAACTGGCGGCCGGGTTCTGCCTCGGCGAAGGGTTCGCCGTCCGGCCCGACGCGATCAGTACCGTTGCCTACTGCACCGATGTGAGACTCACCCGGGACCAGCAGTTCAACACCGTCACCGTCAGCTTCGACGGCCCGCCCGATCGCGACCCACCCCAGCGGTACGGCGTCACGTCGGCCGCGTGCGGAGTCTGCGGTCAGCAAAGCCTCGACGAACTCGCCGAGCGCAACTACGACCCCGTCGATCCCGTCGAGGTCGAGCTGGACGTCGTACGCCGATTGCCCGACCTGTTGCGGGAGGCGCAGCCCACCTTCGGGCGCACTGGCGGGCTGCACGCGGCCGGCTTGTTCACCGCAGCCGGCGAGCGCGTCGTCGTACGGGAGGACGTCGGTCGCCACAACGCGGTCGACAAGGTCGTCGGCTGGACGGTGCTCAATCAGCACAGCCGCAAGGGTCTCGTGCTGGCGGTGAGCGGACGAGCCGGGTACGAGATCGTCCAGAAGGCGGTCGCGGCCGGGATCGGCATGATCGTCGCCGTCGGGGCGCCGTCCAGCCTGGCCGTCGACCTGGCCCGTCGTTTCGGCGTCACGGTGGTCGGCTGGGCCCGGGGCGAGCGCTGCGTCGTCTACAGCGCACCGGAACGGGTACTGCGCTGA
- a CDS encoding MerR family transcriptional regulator, whose protein sequence is MEDLHSIGELARRTGLTVKAIRFYSDRGLVTPADRTAAGYRRYDAAAVARLDLIRTLRELGLDLATIRKVLDHETALSDVAAAHAEALAVQVRTLQLRRAMLTLVAERHSTPEDLNLMHRLSNLSTTQRHQLITDFLDAVLTGDFDGFAAVRRSLTPELPDHPEPEQVEAWIELAELTQDPDFRTAVRRMVDDYRTVALRPDLVAGIRDQVRPALDAEIAPDSPEASPVITAVVTRYAEALGELDSAELRHRLAGVLETANDPRWARYLHLLAITNGWEPQPPLTPTYTWTIRALRATTAGEAGRSSLGG, encoded by the coding sequence ATGGAGGACCTGCACTCGATCGGGGAACTGGCCCGCCGTACCGGACTGACGGTGAAGGCGATCCGGTTCTACTCCGACCGCGGGCTGGTGACGCCGGCCGACCGGACCGCGGCCGGCTACCGCCGGTACGACGCAGCGGCCGTCGCTCGGCTCGACCTGATCCGCACGCTGCGCGAGCTAGGCCTCGACCTGGCGACGATCCGGAAGGTGCTGGATCACGAGACAGCGCTCTCCGACGTCGCCGCCGCACACGCCGAGGCGCTGGCCGTGCAGGTTCGCACCCTACAACTCCGCCGAGCGATGCTGACCCTGGTCGCCGAACGCCACTCCACCCCGGAGGACCTGAACCTCATGCACCGCCTGTCGAACCTCTCGACCACCCAACGCCACCAGTTGATCACCGACTTCCTCGACGCGGTTCTCACCGGCGACTTCGACGGATTCGCCGCCGTACGCCGGTCGCTGACACCCGAGTTGCCCGACCACCCCGAGCCCGAGCAGGTCGAGGCGTGGATCGAACTCGCGGAGCTCACCCAGGACCCGGACTTCCGCACCGCCGTCCGCCGGATGGTCGACGACTACCGAACCGTTGCCCTCCGCCCCGATCTCGTCGCCGGCATCCGCGACCAGGTCCGCCCCGCTCTGGACGCAGAGATCGCCCCCGACTCGCCCGAGGCAAGCCCTGTCATCACCGCCGTCGTCACCCGGTACGCCGAGGCGCTGGGCGAGCTGGACAGCGCAGAGCTCCGCCACCGCCTCGCGGGCGTCCTCGAAACCGCGAACGACCCACGCTGGGCCCGCTACCTGCATCTCCTCGCCATCACCAACGGCTGGGAGCCCCAACCACCGCTCACCCCGACCTACACCTGGACCATCCGGGCCCTCCGCGCTACGACGGCCGGGGAAGCGGGGCGTTCCAGCCTCGGCGGATAG
- a CDS encoding anti-sigma factor, translating to MRALTTPEVHALTGPYVLNALPEDERIGFEEHLADCQSCSAEVSELREAANKLGTAVAAPPPPALKARVMAEISTTRQLSPLVREPAAEPEPLRRKGFSRRSFFGLAAAGLAVAGAGGIAIDQYRENSQTRRQNEQLAALLAESDAQTVRGNLKSGGQATVVMSPAKDTAIVLLHDLPKLPDDKTYQLWLEDKGRTMHSVGVTTHDGSKLIQGGIVGKVALGLTIENKPGATEPNLSTASVIPMV from the coding sequence GTGAGGGCCTTGACGACTCCGGAGGTGCACGCGCTGACCGGACCTTATGTTCTGAACGCTCTGCCCGAGGACGAGCGGATCGGGTTCGAGGAGCACCTCGCCGACTGCCAGTCCTGCAGCGCGGAGGTCTCCGAGCTGCGCGAAGCGGCCAACAAGCTCGGTACCGCGGTCGCCGCGCCGCCGCCGCCCGCGTTGAAGGCGCGCGTGATGGCCGAGATCTCGACCACGCGGCAACTCTCCCCCCTGGTCAGGGAACCGGCCGCCGAGCCGGAGCCGCTGCGCCGGAAGGGTTTCAGCCGACGCTCGTTCTTCGGCCTGGCCGCGGCAGGACTCGCCGTCGCCGGCGCCGGTGGGATCGCGATCGACCAGTACCGCGAGAACTCCCAGACCCGGCGGCAGAACGAGCAACTCGCCGCCCTGCTCGCCGAGTCGGACGCGCAGACAGTTCGCGGCAACCTCAAGAGCGGCGGTCAGGCGACGGTGGTGATGTCGCCCGCCAAGGACACCGCGATCGTCCTGCTGCACGACCTCCCGAAGCTGCCCGACGACAAGACCTACCAGCTCTGGCTGGAGGACAAGGGCCGCACCATGCACTCCGTGGGCGTCACCACCCACGACGGCTCCAAGCTCATCCAGGGCGGCATCGTCGGCAAGGTGGCGCTCGGCCTGACCATCGAGAACAAGCCGGGCGCCACCGAACCGAACCTCTCCACGGCCAGCGTCATCCCGATGGTCTGA
- a CDS encoding sigma-70 family RNA polymerase sigma factor, producing MRPVSEESTALPWPVIVDAGSGTPADLMARVARGDSAAFAQLYDQMAPRVYGLIRRVLRNPAQSEEVTQEVMVEIWRTATRYDADRGSPTSWILTMAHRRAIDRVRSEQSSTDREQAVAAASSTTEYDEVAETVTTNLEVEQVRHCLGSLTELQRESVTLAYYGGYSYREVAELLDAKLATIKARMRDGLIRLRDCLGVTGR from the coding sequence ATGCGACCTGTGAGCGAGGAGTCGACGGCCCTCCCGTGGCCCGTGATCGTCGATGCCGGCAGCGGCACACCGGCCGACCTGATGGCGCGGGTGGCGCGCGGCGACTCCGCGGCGTTCGCGCAGCTGTACGACCAGATGGCGCCGCGCGTCTACGGGCTGATCCGGCGCGTCCTGCGCAACCCGGCCCAGTCCGAGGAGGTGACCCAGGAGGTGATGGTCGAGATCTGGCGGACCGCCACCCGGTACGACGCCGACCGGGGCTCGCCGACGTCGTGGATCCTCACGATGGCGCACCGCCGGGCGATCGACCGGGTCCGTTCCGAGCAGTCGTCGACCGATCGGGAGCAGGCGGTCGCCGCCGCGTCGTCGACCACCGAGTACGACGAGGTGGCCGAGACGGTGACCACGAACCTCGAAGTGGAGCAGGTCCGGCACTGTCTGGGCTCGCTGACCGAACTGCAGCGGGAATCGGTGACGCTGGCGTACTACGGCGGATACTCGTATCGAGAAGTGGCAGAGCTCCTCGATGCGAAGCTCGCGACGATCAAAGCGCGGATGCGCGACGGCCTGATCCGGCTGCGCGACTGCCTGGGTGTGACGGGGAGGTGA